The following proteins are encoded in a genomic region of Neospora caninum Liverpool complete genome, chromosome XI:
- a CDS encoding GH23000, related, whose translation MSSLEAVRADGYYYGPDYDPRKHGSLNQYRGSHPLGERAKRLEEGILVIRFEMPFKVWCTGCGCVIDKGVRFNAAKKCVGMHFSTKILAFAFGCPKCKQEIVITTDPKNAEYICSKGVRRKIETFDCKDAETLVLSGAEEREKMRLDPMFKLDEQVSRRTDQAEMERVIEELIDLSESRSADDYSANLALRERLRFRREKEEQLAGEVSTVGPVKAAAMQMKHGEEDLVLAKQICFRARKTPLDRLVKKTAMKMASIFDRKNVIPNKFTSSALQGKALGSGFKLGPSVTRIAANKPKETIDKQKGGGKRIPGTGLIVRNKNA comes from the coding sequence ATGTCGTCCCTCGAGGCCGTTCGTGCGGACGGCTACTACTACGGGCCGGATTACGACCCTCGGAAGCACGGGAGTTTGAATCAGTACAGAGGTTCTCACCCGCTgggcgagagggcgaagcggcTGGAGGAAGGCATCCTCGTCATCCGCTTCGAAATGCCGTTCAAGGTCTGGTGTACTGGATGTGGATGCGTCATCGACAAGGGCGTGCGCTTCAACGCCGCGAAGAAATGCGTCGGCATGCACTTTTCCACCAAGATTCTAGCGTTCGCCTTCGGCTGCCCCAAATGCAAGCAAGAGATCGTCATCACCACGGACCCAAAGAACGCAGAGTACATTTGCTCCAAAGGCGTGCGGCGAAAGATCGAGACTTTCGACTGcaaagacgcggagacactcgTGCTGTCTGGCgccgaggaacgcgagaaaatGCGCCTCGACCCTATGTTCAAGTTGGATGAACAGGTTTCGCGGCGCACCGACCAGGCGGAGATGGAGCGCGTGATCGAGGAGCTAATCGATCTTTCCGAGTCGCGGTCGGCAGACGACTACTCGGCGAATCTCGCGCTGAGAGAGCGGCTTCGGTTccgccgcgaaaaagaggagcaACTTGCGGGAGAGGTCAGCACCGTGGGCCCCGTGAAGGCCGCGGCCATGCAGATGAAACACGGGGAAGAGGACCTCGTGCTGGCCAAACAAATCTGCTTTCgcgcgcggaagacgccCCTCGACCGCCTCGTCAAGAAAACCGCCATGAAAATGGCGTCGATTTTCGATCGAAAGAACGTCATCCCGAACAAATTCACCTCTTCGGCCCTCCAGGGAAAAGCACTCGGCTCAGGGTTCAAACTCGGCCCCTCCGTCACGCGCATTGCAGCGAACAAACCAAAGGAAACGATCGACAAACAGAAAGGCGGCGGCAAACGCATTCCCGGAACAGGACTCATCGTAAGGAACAAGAACGCGTGA